GCTTCTGAGATGTGGGGGGAGGTTATTCCCTCTGTTCCTTCGAGGTCGGCAATGGTTCTGGCTACTTTCAAGATTCGGTCGTAGGCTCTTGCTGAAAGCCCAAACTTGGTTATTGCCGCGCGGAGTAGTTCATGTGATGCTGAGTCTATCTCGCAGTATTTTCTCACGTCCTTTGGTCCCAGGTGTGCGTTGCAGTAAGTCCTCTTTCTCTCTTTGTACCTTTCAAGTTGAATGTTTCTCGCTTCGTCCACTCTGGCCTGAAGGTCAGAGGACTTCTCACCAGAGAGCTTGGAGGAAAGTTCCTTATACCTGAGAGCTGGAACTTCAATGTGTATGTCTATTCTGTCAAGGAGGGGACCCGATATCTTTGACATGTATTTTGCTATCTGGCCTGGATGACACGTGCACTCCTTGGTGGGGTCGGTATAGTATCCACAGGGGCAGGGGTTCATGGCGGCAGCCAGCATAAACCTTGCAGGATAGGTGAGCGACATGGCGGCCCGCGCTATGGTCACACTGCCGTCCTCCAACGGCTGCCTCAAAACCTCAAGAACGTTCTTATTGAACTCGGGAAGTTCATCCAGGAATAGCACTCCATTGTGCGCCAGACTCACCTCCCCGGGCCTGGGATGCGTCCCTCCACCTATAAGCCCTGCATCAGATATCGTATGGTGCGGCGATCGGAAAGGTCTCCTTGCCACCAATGCACCGTCAGCGCTCAAAAGGCCTGCCACACTGTGGATTTTGGTCGTTTCGAGTGCTTCTTCAAGGGTCATCCTGGGGAGGACTGTCGGGAGCCTTTTTGCCAGCATGGTCTTGCCAGAGCCAGGAGGACCTACCATTATGATGTTGTGTCCGCCGGCAGCGGCCACCTCCAGCGCTCTTTTGGCATGCTCCTGGCCCTTCACCTCGCTGAAGTCGACAACGTACTGTGAGCTTCTCTCGAAGAGTTCCCCGGCATCCACACAGAACGGCTGGATGTCCAGATCACCACCAAGGAGCGCCACGGCCTCCTTCAAGTTAGCAATGGGCAAAACATCTATTCCTTCCACTATTCCAGCCTCATTCGCGTTCTCCACAGGTAGGATTATCTTCTTGAAGCCTGCTTCCCTGGATCCCACAGTTATGGAGAGTGCTCCTCTTATCGGTCTGAGCGATCCATCAAGCGAAAGTTCTCCAAGTATGACCGTTCTTGAAAGAAAGGAGACAGAGGCCTGGGCAGTCGCGCCAAGTATGCCCACGGCGATTGGCAGGTCGAATGCCGCCCCTTCCTTTTTTATGTCAGCTGGTGCAAGATTTATCGTTATTCTCTTGAGGGGATATGAATACCCGGAATTCCTTATTGCTGAAGCAACCCTCTCTTTTGATTCTTTGACAGCACCTTCTGGCAGACCGACAGTGGCATAGGCAGGAAGGCCCGATGATACATCGGCCTCGACTTCAACGACATATGCGTCTATGCCCAGCACAGCGCCTGAGTTAACCTTGGACAGCATGCAACCCTCCTTATGTCACAGATGAAAGCTCAATCAATGACACGAGCAGAAGTATCGTTCTATGGAACTGATGAGGGACTCAGGATGAGTTGCAGCCTGTCTACTGGACTATTTTGCCCAGGACTGTTCTCCTGGCTGCGCCTGTAACCTGGGGCAGGCTTGAAGGCTCCCCAGCAATTGCCTGGTTTGCCAGTACTGCAAAAAGGAGAGCCTCCTTTGCATGGGGATGTACTCCCAGTTTGTCAGTAGTGTGGACCTCCATGGGTGAAAATGCGTCTTTGATTTGCTGCATCATAGTCCTGTTCTCTACTCCGCCGCCGCTCACATAGAGTTCGTCGACCTCACAGGTCTTTGCCACGAACTCCAGATAAGCTCTATGCACAGAAGTTGTCGTCAGGGTAACCGCTGTTGCCATGATATCTTGTTTAGATAGACCTTTCTCCTTTGCCACACGAATCAGTTTCTCTGAGAAGTGGTTGCCGAAGATCTTTCTTCCAGCAGACTTTGGAGGAGGAAGCTCAAAGAAATCGAACTGGAGCAATTCTTCAACGAGCTCTTGTGAGGGCGTACCCTTGGCGGAAAAAGTTCCGTTCTTGTCACATTCGGCCTTGAAAAGATTCCTCGCCAGGAAATCCAGAACCATGTTTCCAGGGCCGGTATCAAATCCGATTACATGTTCGGACCGACAGCCTGCTGGCAGAGCGGTAAGATTGGCTATTCCACCTATGTTCAGGAGTCCGCGTGATACTCTCGTATCTCTGAATAGTATGTAGTCGACACAGGGGGCAAGAGGAGCGCCCTCTCCGCCGCCGGCAATGTCAGCAGAACGAAAATCACAGACGACAACTGCTCGGGTTCTCTCTGCGATAATCTCTGCCTCACCTAACTGCAGGGTGCAGACGGGACATTCTTTTTCGTCCTTAGCAGAGTGGGGAATGTGGCACACTGTTTGCCCATGCGAACCGACGACGTCCACGTCATCCAGCTCGAAATCTGAAGACTTCAGCAAGGAGAGGCACGCCTCAGCGAAAATTTCCCCAAGCTGGTAGTTAAGGCAGCATATCTCTTCTACCGTTCCTTTTCCGTCCGAGACAGAGAGTACAGCCTCTCTGATGTGGTCTGGATACGGGTAAGTATCATGGAGGAGTATCTGCGCTTTGAGCTCAGTGCCTGAGCCTTCTATCCTGACGAGGGCTGAATCCACTCCGTCAGCAGAGGTTCCGGAGGAGAGCCCCACGATAAGCCTCTTCTTCTTAGAGGCTATTTCAGACAGTTTACTTGCCATGAATCGCTTTTTTCACGTTGCCGCCGGCTTTTTTCAGCTTGTCTGAGGCAGAGGAGAAGTCCTCGCCAGTCTTGATCATGACTATTGCCGCCTTTAGATTGCCCTTTGCTTTGTCCAGATACTGACTCGCCTCCTGGTAGGAGGCGTCCGTAAGAACGGTCAGTATTCTTTTTGACCTCTCTTCCAGTTTCTGGCTCTTCACCTGGAGATCAACCATAAGATTTTCATAGACTTTTCCCATTCTCACCATGGTGGTGGTGCTTATCATGTTAAGAATCATCTTTTGAGCTGTGGCCGCTTTCATCCTGGTAGAGCCCGTCACCACCTCTGGACCAGGAGTGGGACAGATGGACACATCGACTGGTATGTTCATCTGGGCTCTGGGATTGCAAGAGACGTAGATAGTCTTTGCGCCTATCTTCCTGGCGTGGTCAATAGCTCCAACCACATAGGGTGTTCTTCTGCTTGCAGCTATCCCAACCACGACGTCCTTGTCGGTCAGTCCTCTTTTGGCCAGCTCAATGCCTGCGGCCTCAGAGTCGTCTTCAGCCCCCTCCATAGACTTGATGAGTGCTTCGGGTCCTCCGGCTATGATTCCCTGCACCATCTCAGGGGGTGAAGAAAAGGTTGGTGGGCATTCTGCTGCGTCAAGGACACCAAGCCTCCCACTCGTCCCCGCGCCTGCGTAGAACACCCTCCCCCCATGGGACAAGCTCTCAACGACTATTTGGACGGCCTTTTCTATGTAGGGGAGTTCCTTTTGAACAGAACTGGCAACCTTCTTATCCTCGCTGTTCATCAGCTCGAGTATCTCTCTCACAGACATCTCATCTATGTGCATGCTGTCAGGATTCCTCTCCTCAGTCAGGAGCTGCGAGAGCTCATCATAGAGCTTTTTTTGACTCTTCTTTTCCATGTTGTGTTATGGTCTGAATGCGTCCACGATGTGGTTTACAATCCTTGGGCTCTTCTCGGTTATGGCCACGACGTCGAAGCGGCAGTCCACCCTTCCGTTCAGGTGTTTCTCAGTCAGATAGTCCAAGGCAATCTCAGCCATCTTCTTGCGCTTCCTTGAGTCTACAGCCTCCTCGGGACGGCCGAATGACATGCTCTTCCTTGTTTTCACCTCTACGAATATTACGGAACCTCTCTGCTCACATATTATGTCTATTTCTCCCCTGCGTGTCCTGTAATTTTTCTCGATGACCCGATAGCCTTTTTTCCTTAGATACTCTACGGCAATTCTTTCGCCCTCTTTTCCCAGATTCTTATTCTGCGCAGGGCGAAATATCATTGGGGTCTTATCAGATCTCTGACGGGGCGAAATGTCTTCCTGTGTATTTTGCAGGGACCGTGGGACAGCAGTGCTTCTACATGCTGGGGGGTTGCATATCCCTTGTTCCTTGCAAAACCGTATTGGGGATATGCCGCGTCATAGAGCTCCATCATCCTGTCCCTGTAAACCTTCGCAAGAATGGAAGCTGCGGCTATGGAGAGGGAGATGTCGTCGCCGCCGATGATGGCAGATTGAGGTAGGTCGAGACCTGGAATGGGATACCCGTCGACCAGAACATGGTCCGGGGGCATGCTCAACTTGGAGATGGCGCATCTCATGGCTGCGAAGGTTGCGGAGCGAATGTTCAAGTCATCAATGACATGGTGTTCTATGACACCTATACCATAGCTGAGAGACTCATTTACAATGGCGGGAAACAGCTCTTCACGGCGGTTAGGGGAGAGCTTCTTCGAGTCCCTGACGCCCTCCATGAAGGAGTCCTTTTTGAGGATGACTGCCGCCGCCACCACAGGGCCGGCCAGGGGGCCTCGCCCCGCCTCGTCGACTCCTGCGACAAACTGAATGTTCCTTGACCAGAGCTCCTTCTCGAAGGTGGTCAACTTATCTCTTCTCCTCTATTTTTGCTGCCTTTCCTCGCCTCTGGCGGAGATAGTAGAGCTTTGACCTTCTAACCTTTCCTCTCCGGAGTAACTCTATCTTTGATATGTTTGGTGAGTTGAGGAGAAATGTCCTCTCTACACCCACACCCTCGGTCACTTTTCTGACCGTGAAGGTCTTGCCCAATCCTACACCTCTGGTTCTAATAACCGTTCCCTGAAATCTCTGAATTCTGGTCTTGCCGCCTTCTTCTATTTTTGTATGTACTAGAACCAAATCCCCAGAACCGAATTTGGCTAGGTCAGGCTTTTCGTATTCTTTCTCAATGCTCCTTATCGGGTCCATTTGATCTCCCTGTTCTTATGTCTTGTATACTCTCTCTGTCTTCATCTGTCAAGTGAGCGTTTGCCAGAAGATCGGGTCTGTTTTCCATTGTCTTTTTGATTGCCATCCTTCTGCGCCATCTTCTGATTTTCTGGTGATCACCTGATGTCAGGACTGCGGGAACGGATTGACTGTGAAAATGCCGTGGCCTGGTGTACCTTGGTGCGTCCAGAAGGGCGCTCTGGAAGGAGTCTTCCTCGGCCGATTCCTTGCTGTTCATGGCACCGGGGAGTAACCGCACAATGGCGTCTGTCAGAACCATCGCCGCCAGCTCTCCGCCAGAGAGTATGTAGTCTCCCATCGATATTTCTTCGTCAACCACAAGCTCTCTGACTCTTTCGTCCACCCCTTTGTATCTCCCACAGAGAAGTATGATGTGGTTCAGGCCGGCGAGCCGGCAGATGAGTTCCTGGTTCAGCCGTTTTCCCTGAGGTGAAAGCAGGATTACCGTAGAATCTTCCTTTCTTAGATGTTCCACAGCCCTGAAAATCGGCTCGACCTTCATCACCATTCCTGCCCCACCGCCGAAAGGGTAGTCGTCTGTGGTCTTATGCTCGTCGTCTGCAAATCGGCGCAGGTCCACAATCTCTATTTCCACGATCTTCTTGTCCCTCGCTTGCTTGATGAGACCGCTGTTGAATGGTCCATCAAACATGGAAGGGAAGATGGTGACAGTGTCGATTCTCATTCCTGGTCTATTAACCCCTTAATGGGTGTGATTATTATCCTCTTCTTTTCGATGTTTATCTCTTTGATGAAGTTGTCCACCAGTGGCACCAGGATCTCTTTTCCGTGACCGTCTATGACAAGAACGTCGTTGCCGGGGAGTTCCAGGATATCCGTAACCTCGCCGATTGTTTCCCCGTTCTCCCTGCAGGCAACTAATCCGACTATCTGGAACTCGTAGTAAGTCCCTTTAGGAAGCGGTTCAAGCTCCTCTTCAAGTACGCTGACGTAGCACCCCATGAGACTCTTCGCTTTTTCGCTCGAGTCAACGCCTGAGAGGGTCAAGTTGTATCCGCGCCTATGCTTTCTGGCGGCAAGGACCCGGTACTTCTTGACCTGTTTGCCCACTAGGTACACGCTTCCAAGCTCGAGGACGCGCGAAGGGAAATCTGTGAGTGACGCAACCCTCAGGCTGCCCTTGTTTCCAAATACACCTACAACCTTGCCGACTGCGACAAGATCAGGCATTACTCAAGGATCTCTAGTACCGCCCTTTTTCCAGCCTTCATGGAAGCTGCCGTGATGATGGTCCTTATTGCCTTTGCCGTTCTTCCTTCCTTGCCGATTATCTTGCCCAGATCGCCTTGTCCCACTCTAAGCTCGTAGACAACCGTCTTTTCGCCATCTATCTGCGAGACGGTGACCTTCTCCGGGTAATCCACAAGAGACTTTGCGATGTACACTATGAGGTCTTTCATGAGTCCTCCTCTGTTTGCTTCTCAGTCTCTGCCTCTTCTTCTGTAGGTGTCTCCACCGTGTCCGTCGTCGACTTGAATTCCTCTTCCTGGATGCTCTTCCTCGCCAGATTCACCAGTCGCTGAGCTGTTTCTGAAGGCTTCGCGCCCTTTGTTACCCACCAGTCCACTCTTTCGAGATTGAGTTTCATAGGCGTCTTCTTGAAAGGGTCGTAGTAGCCAAGGATTTCCTTGAACTTACCGTCCACAGCGTTTCGTGAATCAGCTACAACAATCCGGTAAAAGGGGCTCTTCTTCTTTCCCATCCTCCTCAGTCGTATTCTTAGCGTTAGTACCACCTCCTTGATTTCGTGACGTATTTGGAAAAACGGCAAATTCAGTATATATACGGGACGCAAAAAAGTCAACAGCTTTTTCCGCAAGTTGAGCTCCTGGGAAAGGAAGAGCAGTAGACACGTACCCCTGCTGAAACCTGATGCGAACTGAAGGCGAGTCCGCATATCAAGGTGGGCACCACTCCCTCGGATATTGAATAGCGCCCTGTTTGCCTGCGAAGGTGATGTGAGCAGGTAGAATGTTCTTGACTGCTGCGATCCGCTCTTGAGATGGTGTCTATTCTGGGAAGTTCGCCGTTCGCTTTGGGAATTCCACCTATTTTTTTTGCCCGGCGAAGGGTCCTCTGGCAGGCTCAGGAGTGAAACAGCAATAGCCGACTTCATCAAATTGATATCTGATCTCGCGCCATTCGCTTTCCTCTATGGATTTCATTGCATCGACGAAAAGAACATTGTACTCTCTGTAAAAATGGCTGGATAGTATCTCAACAAGAGGTGCGGTAGCATCGTCCAGTTGTTTTGTGAAGTCACGAAAAGGAGTCGTGTCCTTTAAGTCAAAGGTCTTGTAGAGATTCTTCTTGATTTCCTTAATCTTGCTGTGTTCATTCCACATGATTGAAGAGGGCCGCGACATTCTGTGTTTTTCAAGATAAGGAAAGAGTACGTTCTCCTCTCTCATATAGTGAGTCTTTGACTCCTTGAAGTGATTCACGATACTGTTAACCTGATTCAATAGTCCAGCCGCAGAGCCAAAATCATTCTTTTCCCTGACTCGATTCACAGCAACTCGGATATCCACAGCGAACTGAAGGAGAATGTTGTGTTCTTCCATGAGGATGTGGATCGGGTGCCCTGGCGGCGCCAGGGTCTTCTCTTTTTCAACTGCTTCCTTGAAAACGGCAAGATGAACGTCACAAAGTTTTCTCATCTTCTCCGTAGACATGCTTCCTATTTGCGCCGTTTCTTTAGGGGGTGTCTCTTCGGCCAGTTTATTCAGTTCTTCTTTCAACTCTTCAGGATTTCTACCCTCACGAAGTCTCCCCATTAGAACTTCCAGTGCTTCTCTCCGGGCGGGCAGTTCGCTCATCCTCTAGCCCCCTTTTCCAACACTTCAGCCGACTTGCTCACTCACACTACACAGTTGTAGCATCTCTTGATTCTGTACAACTTTCGTTGAGAAACCATACTCTCTTCACACTGGCCCCGTCCCATAATCTTACCACACATCCCACTGGTAGGTCAAGCAAATCAGAAAACCTATTTCGCTCAGCGTCTGAAAACCCCATGCTGGTAAGGGAAGCGACGTTTTTTGTCCTGGCTTAGAAAGGAGCGGAAAGAGTGACTTGGCTGCTATCCGGTTTTGTGCGTTCGCCTCAAGTTCTCGGCCATTTCCTTGATTTCAGTCAGATCTCTGGTCATTTCGCTCCAGCCGTACCAGAGCGCATAGTCGGGATTGGCATGGAATGTTCCCTGAAATGTCCTCATCCGGTGTTTTAGAAACATCACAAACAGTTGTTGTTCTATGTGAGTCGGCGCGTCGTGGAATGTGAGCAGATCCGGAAAAGCGTATGCATAGTTCTCGGGCTTCTTGAGTATGCCATCTTTGTACAGGGCGGCAACTATATGAATCGCCTCGGCCATCAGGCGGTCGGCCTCTTTGATCATTCGATCGCCTTTTGCCAATTCCGCCTTGGCAAAATTGATAGAATGGCACTGATTACAAGTCTTCACCATCTTGTTACGTTCATTCTGCCAGTCGTCTTGTGTCAAACGAGCAACATCGGCCGCCTTCGCAACATCCAACCTTGCTGTTGGTTTCCCAGCAGGGTCAAGCACGCCAAGAGCCTGAAGGACAGCGGTCCTATCAGCAGCCCACTGTTTGTCTTCAGGCATAGGGAGCCTCACAGCAAGGAATCCCCATGCCGTTCGAACAGCGTGGTTCCCCTCTTGCATGTGGCATGTCTGGCACGTGGGCGCTGCTGCATCTTCGGGGAGTATTCCACTTTGCTTCAGCAAGTACCTGACGCCATGTTTTGAACCTGAATACATTTCCCATTGAGCGTGGTCAAAACCCATGTGGCAGGTCTGACAGGCCTGGGGCTGGCTCGCTTCCTTGACGGAGAACGTGTGGCGCGTATGGCAGGCATCGCAGGAGGCAATTCCGAACCCAGCTCCGTTTTTTTTCAGAGTTTTTATCTCCTTTTCGGTCTTCGATCCTATTTTGTGGCATCCACCACATCCCTTCATACCCTCCATTAAGGCCATAGGCTGCATGTGAGCTGTGGGCATGGCCTTCATGGCAGCCCATGCCTTAGCGTGCTTTCCCTGCTTGAACTGGTCGACCTGTTTCTTGTGGCACACGGCACACGTCGCCGGAGTGGGAATTTTGACCTTGGCCACGTCCCTTGCCGATGTGTGCTTGCTTCCATGACATACGGAGCAGTCAATTCCAGATTTGCCATGCTTACTCAACTGCCAGTCAGAAACTATTCTGGGTGTGTTCTTCTTGTGGCAGTCCATGCATGTCTGAGCCAGGCTAGTGGATGCAACCAAGAAACTGACAAGCAAAACGCCGAACCCTCTATACATCAAAGCACCTCCTTGTTCTGCTTTCCTGGCCGAACTCTCAGGGCAGCATCGCACACCATTCAGCGCCCTTCCTCAGCCTTTCGCTTTCTGAGGCTTCAGCTACCATTCTCCTGTTTGTATAAAATACACTGAGTTGGTTTGATGTCAATAGCCGTTTCGTAGCTCCTGGATTTTTCTCTGTGGCCACAAATCTGACTTGCTGGAGAACATTTAGCCTTGCTGCGACCTGATACTCACGAAGTACTTACCACTCACGAATCATGATTGCATGCGCAATCGACTGTGTCAGATCAGCTCGGACACAGTCTCTGCCACCTTTTCCAGGAAGATTCTGTCTTCTTCCGTAAAGCGCGACAACTGGTGAGAGTCTATGTCTATTTCACCTGCGATACTACCACTTTTGAAGATAGGAACGACTATCTCGGATTTGACGTCAGAGCTACACGAAAGGTAATTCGCCTCCCTGGACACATCCTGGACAAGAAATGTCTCTTCTCTCTCTGCAGCCTGGCCACATATCCCTTTTCCGAAAGGTATTCTTGTGTGTTCCGTCTCCTCTCCGGCAAAAGGGCCGAGAAGGAGTTCCCTTTTTACAGATGAGTCCACGAGATAGAATCCGACCCAATCATAGTAAGCGACACTTTCTTTGAGCAACCTGCAGACATCCAAGAGCTTCTTTTCTGCCTCGACTGGTCCTTCGACGATCCTGCTTATTCTCTCCAACAGGGAATTGAAAAGCTGGCTCCTGCTCGAATCTTTGATCACTTTTTGTCTCCAAATGTTTCCTCGATCCAGGCCTTGATCTCGTCTCTTAGGTGCCGGAAGGCGGTCATTATTTCATCCTTAGTACCGTGGAAGTCCATGGGGTTCTCAAAGCTCTTGTGGAGTTGCATTACTGCCCGAGGGAAGAAAGGACAGGTTTCTCTGGCGTGGTCGCATACTGTGACAACGTAGTCGAATTCCGTATCCCGGAATTCGTCGATGCTTTTTGAACGATGTGATGATATGTCAATGTTCGCTTCGCCCATAACCTTTATTGCTTGAGGGCTCACCTCCGTGGGGTGAGTGCCAGCACTGCGAGCCTCGTACCTGCCGCCGCGCGTAGCTCTTAAAAGCCCCTCTGCCATCTGTGAGCGGTTGGAATTGTGGGTACAGATGAACAGGACTTTCTTCTTTGCTGCTTCTTGCATCGGGTCTGACTGTGTCTTCGATGCCGTCCGTCAGGTTCTGAGGGTCATCTCCACTGAACCCTCTGGGCAAGCGTCGATACAAAGGCCACAGCCGTAACAGTTATCCTTGTCTATGGCCAACTGATCGCCATTTAGTCTTCGGGCACCGAAGTAGCAGATATCCACGCACGTCCCGCAATTAGTGCACTTATCCGAGTCAGTTGTTTCAACGAGACTCCCTCTGTCGCATATCTCGCTTGGGTCCAGGAAGTATCCGCAGCAGTCGTCGCAGCAAAAACATATTCCGTCAGTCTCCGCAATGTGGGATTCGTTTCGGAAGGGCCTTGTTACCAAATGCTTCTTCTCCGCTTCCTTGAAAATGTCCTCGACCTCTGCCGGGGAGATCTCTTTTGTGCTCGTGTCGCCACTGCCCGCAATGTCACCCCTGAACATGAGACAGACATCGATGCGCGAGCGACTACACTGTCCGCGACTTTCACGGCATCCGCAGTTCATCACCCAGAATCGGTCGCGCCCATTAATCAGCTCTCTTGCCTGCTCACGAGTGCAAACATAATGAAAGGCCAGGTCTTTCTGATCCATAGTGCCTCCTGTGATCTGGCCGACTCCGGCCCAGGACATCGATTATGGACTCTTTTTTTGTATACTAGGGTGGTGGTTGCTCTTGTACCAACTTCTTCACAAATCGTTTCGACTCCTCAGTGTATCCCAGACTTCTATAAAATTCCCGTGCACCCTCGCGGGGGATATCATTGCTTATCTCTAGTCTGGTGCAGCCGGCCTCTTGCGCAACGATTTCAAGTGAGGTCATCAGGGCCCGGCCGATGCCAGAGCGCTTGTGTTCATTCTTCACCACGATAGTCATTATTCGTCCGATGTGTCCGGGTTCGTGCAGCATCTCTGTAATATGTAAATGGGCAACACCGAGAACCTTGTTGTCCAATTCTGAAACAAGGACAGTATCTCTATCGCTTTTATACAGTATTTCTATTTTTAGCCGTATGAACGCAGGTTTGATGGAGAACCCAAGTTCTTCCAGAAGACCGGCAACCTGGGTTCCATCCTCAAGATTGGCCTTTCTTATTTTGATTTCTTCCACGATTTCGCCTAACGATTGAATGGCACCATTGACATTCGGGGCGGTCCGGCCATGAGCAGTTGGTCGGGGCGAGAGGATTCGAACCTCCGACTTCCTGCTCCCAAAGCAGGCGCGCTAAACCGGGCTGCGCTACGCCCCGACGTTCTCCGTTTTGGTTAAGCTAGCACTCCGGGTTTGCTCTGTCAACTGGTTTGTGATGAGGCTTCTTGGCGAGTGATTCGTAGAACTGGTCCGGGGATTTCCCCATTGCTTTCTTCTCCATGGGGCATGGACTCGTGCCCCGAGCGTTCACTATTAGCTCGACCTTTTCAAGAGCCAGAAATAGAAGACCGGACTCCTCAAGTGCCTCCACGGCCGCCTTGCTTATCAAAGGTGTCAGTACCAGGTCCACCTTAGCATATATGCAGAGGAGGGCCGCGGCTCTTCCAACCGTCTTATCAAGAACCGTAGCGCCAGCCATTTCAGGATAGTGACTTTCTATGCATTCCATCAGGGGAATCAGCTGGTCGTCCTTGGAACGGAAGAGGACGCCTTCCCTGTTCTCTACTACGAGAGACCATGGACTGGACGCGAACTTTTCCAGTTTTTCGAGGAGTATTCTTTCCCGAGCTATGAGAAGGCTCTCCTGGCAAAAAGCTTGGCTATGAGAGGAAGAAGGGCAATCTGGATGGCTATTCCCGGGAGCCCCGCGATAAATGCGCTGGCCAAATAGCTGAATGGAGGTGATACTCGCATCAGATAAACCGCAAACATTACGACAATCCTGCCGGCGATGAGTGCACCGATCAAGGAAAGCCAGACATTGCCGTTTAAGCGGCGCCTGAGTAAGCCGGAGACAAGTCCATACGTTGTGATCTCCAGAGTGAGAGGAAGGAGGACAATCGCAGGAGGCATTCCTGAGAGCGCGAAGCTGATGATAGGGCTCAGGAGTCCAGCGACGAGGCCTGACCGCCACCCAAGAAGGAGGCCGGCGCAGAGAACGAAGAAATGCATTGGCAAGAATGTGCGCCCGGCCACAGGTCCTGCTATCAGATGGGTCGCCCAGGGGACTCCAACTGAAAGTGCAACAAAACCTGCCGTAAACCCTGCAAGGACAAGAGGTTTGGGTCGTTCAAAGACTGTTTCTTTTGCGACTGAAAGGTTTTGTCTGATTCTCAAGGCGACCTCCCGGGTTGCTTGTGAGAAGGGGTTGTTCCTTGTTGACAGGATACTTTTGGAAAAGGAAAAGTCAAGCCATATCCTGCACATTTTTCATCTTGACAATTTGCTAGTATTATATAATATATGAAGTACACAACAAATGATGAGTATATGAGGGAATTGACTAGAAAACAGGCGAGAGTTTTGGAATTTGTCCAGAAATTCATTATGGAAAGAGGCTATCCTCCTACCATAAGGGAAATAGGTACTCGGTTCAGGTTTGGTCCAAGGGCAGCAAAAGAACATTTGGACGCCATTGAGAGGAAAGGTTATATCAAGAGGAGAAAAGGTGCTAGAGCGATAGAGATTTCCTACCATGCGCGAGTCCGTTTTGAAGGGGTACCATTGGTGGGGAAGGTAGCAGCAGGAAGTCCAATTCTGGCCGAGGAGAATCTGGAAGGATATGTTGGACAAGAGGACTATTTTCCTCGCGGAGATAGAGTATTCTTTTTGAAAGTGAAAGGTGAAAGCATGAAAGGTTCTGGCCTATTCGAGGGGGATCTCGTTTTGGTTAGAAAACAAAATGTAGCGTCACAAGGG
The window above is part of the candidate division TA06 bacterium genome. Proteins encoded here:
- a CDS encoding ATP-binding protein — protein: MLSKVNSGAVLGIDAYVVEVEADVSSGLPAYATVGLPEGAVKESKERVASAIRNSGYSYPLKRITINLAPADIKKEGAAFDLPIAVGILGATAQASVSFLSRTVILGELSLDGSLRPIRGALSITVGSREAGFKKIILPVENANEAGIVEGIDVLPIANLKEAVALLGGDLDIQPFCVDAGELFERSSQYVVDFSEVKGQEHAKRALEVAAAGGHNIIMVGPPGSGKTMLAKRLPTVLPRMTLEEALETTKIHSVAGLLSADGALVARRPFRSPHHTISDAGLIGGGTHPRPGEVSLAHNGVLFLDELPEFNKNVLEVLRQPLEDGSVTIARAAMSLTYPARFMLAAAMNPCPCGYYTDPTKECTCHPGQIAKYMSKISGPLLDRIDIHIEVPALRYKELSSKLSGEKSSDLQARVDEARNIQLERYKERKRTYCNAHLGPKDVRKYCEIDSASHELLRAAITKFGLSARAYDRILKVARTIADLEGTEGITSPHISEAIQYRSLDRHYPIPL
- a CDS encoding anhydro-N-acetylmuramic acid kinase; this translates as MASKLSEIASKKKRLIVGLSSGTSADGVDSALVRIEGSGTELKAQILLHDTYPYPDHIREAVLSVSDGKGTVEEICCLNYQLGEIFAEACLSLLKSSDFELDDVDVVGSHGQTVCHIPHSAKDEKECPVCTLQLGEAEIIAERTRAVVVCDFRSADIAGGGEGAPLAPCVDYILFRDTRVSRGLLNIGGIANLTALPAGCRSEHVIGFDTGPGNMVLDFLARNLFKAECDKNGTFSAKGTPSQELVEELLQFDFFELPPPKSAGRKIFGNHFSEKLIRVAKEKGLSKQDIMATAVTLTTTSVHRAYLEFVAKTCEVDELYVSGGGVENRTMMQQIKDAFSPMEVHTTDKLGVHPHAKEALLFAVLANQAIAGEPSSLPQVTGAARRTVLGKIVQ
- the murQ gene encoding N-acetylmuramic acid 6-phosphate etherase; amino-acid sequence: MEKKSQKKLYDELSQLLTEERNPDSMHIDEMSVREILELMNSEDKKVASSVQKELPYIEKAVQIVVESLSHGGRVFYAGAGTSGRLGVLDAAECPPTFSSPPEMVQGIIAGGPEALIKSMEGAEDDSEAAGIELAKRGLTDKDVVVGIAASRRTPYVVGAIDHARKIGAKTIYVSCNPRAQMNIPVDVSICPTPGPEVVTGSTRMKAATAQKMILNMISTTTMVRMGKVYENLMVDLQVKSQKLEERSKRILTVLTDASYQEASQYLDKAKGNLKAAIVMIKTGEDFSSASDKLKKAGGNVKKAIHGK
- a CDS encoding YraN family protein, which codes for MIFRPAQNKNLGKEGERIAVEYLRKKGYRVIEKNYRTRRGEIDIICEQRGSVIFVEVKTRKSMSFGRPEEAVDSRKRKKMAEIALDYLTEKHLNGRVDCRFDVVAITEKSPRIVNHIVDAFRP
- a CDS encoding ribonuclease HII, whose protein sequence is MTTFEKELWSRNIQFVAGVDEAGRGPLAGPVVAAAVILKKDSFMEGVRDSKKLSPNRREELFPAIVNESLSYGIGVIEHHVIDDLNIRSATFAAMRCAISKLSMPPDHVLVDGYPIPGLDLPQSAIIGGDDISLSIAAASILAKVYRDRMMELYDAAYPQYGFARNKGYATPQHVEALLSHGPCKIHRKTFRPVRDLIRPQ
- the rplS gene encoding 50S ribosomal protein L19, with product MDPIRSIEKEYEKPDLAKFGSGDLVLVHTKIEEGGKTRIQRFQGTVIRTRGVGLGKTFTVRKVTEGVGVERTFLLNSPNISKIELLRRGKVRRSKLYYLRQRRGKAAKIEEKR
- the trmD gene encoding tRNA (guanosine(37)-N1)-methyltransferase TrmD, encoding MRIDTVTIFPSMFDGPFNSGLIKQARDKKIVEIEIVDLRRFADDEHKTTDDYPFGGGAGMVMKVEPIFRAVEHLRKEDSTVILLSPQGKRLNQELICRLAGLNHIILLCGRYKGVDERVRELVVDEEISMGDYILSGGELAAMVLTDAIVRLLPGAMNSKESAEEDSFQSALLDAPRYTRPRHFHSQSVPAVLTSGDHQKIRRWRRRMAIKKTMENRPDLLANAHLTDEDRESIQDIRTGRSNGPDKEH
- the rimM gene encoding 16S rRNA processing protein RimM; protein product: MPDLVAVGKVVGVFGNKGSLRVASLTDFPSRVLELGSVYLVGKQVKKYRVLAARKHRRGYNLTLSGVDSSEKAKSLMGCYVSVLEEELEPLPKGTYYEFQIVGLVACRENGETIGEVTDILELPGNDVLVIDGHGKEILVPLVDNFIKEINIEKKRIIITPIKGLIDQE
- a CDS encoding KH domain-containing protein, which gives rise to MKDLIVYIAKSLVDYPEKVTVSQIDGEKTVVYELRVGQGDLGKIIGKEGRTAKAIRTIITAASMKAGKRAVLEILE